A genomic region of Capra hircus breed San Clemente chromosome 19, ASM170441v1, whole genome shotgun sequence contains the following coding sequences:
- the SMG8 gene encoding protein SMG8 has translation MAGPVSLRELLMGASAWTSSESPEGSPTEGGGSAAGGPEPPWREDEICVVGIFGKTALRLNSEKFSLVNTVCDRQVFPLFRHQDPGDSGPGIRTEAGAVGEAGGAGDPGAGTGTGTGAGDPVRGGVTAAEGNRTEPGSQDYSLLQAYYNQESKVLYLLLTSICDNSQLLRACRALQSGEAGGGLSLPHAEAHEFWKHQEKVQCLSLLYLFSVCHILLLVHPTCSFDITYDRVFRALDGLRQKVLPLLKTAIKDCPVGKDWKLNCRPCPPRLLFLFQLNGALKVEPPRNQDPAHPDKPKKHSPKRRLQHALEDQIYRIFRKSRVLTNQSINCLFTVPANQAFVYIVPGSQEEDPVGMLLDQLKSHCTVKDPESLLVPAPLSGSRRYQVMRQHSRQQLSFHTDTGSSSSSGQLVDFTLREFLWQHVELVLSKKGFDDSVGRNPQPSHFELPTYQKWISAASKLYEVAIDGKEEDPASPTGELTSKILSSIKVLEGFLDIDTKFSENRCQKALPMAHSAYQSNLPHNYTMTVHKNQLAQALRVYSQHARGPAFHKYAMQLHEDCYKFWSNGHQLCEERSLTDQHCVHKFHSLPKSGEKPEADRNPPVLYHNSRARSTGACNCGRKQAPRDDPFDIKAANYDFYQLLEEKCCGKLDHINFPVFEPSTPDPAPAKNESSPAPPDADADKLKEKEPQTQGESTSLSLALSLGQSTDSLGTYPADPQAGGDNPEVHGQGEVKTEKRPNLVDRQASTVEYLPGMLHSNCPKGLLPKFSSWSLVKLGPAKSYNFHTGLDQQGFIPGTNYLMPWDIVIRTRAEDEGDLDTNSWPAPNKAVPGKRSAVVMGRGRRRDDIARAFVGFEYEDSRGRRFMCSGPDKVMKVMGSGPKESALKALNSDMPLYILSSSQGRGLKPHYAQLMRLFVVVPDAPLQIILMPQVQPGPPPCPVFYPEKQEITLPPDGLWVLRFPYAYVTERGPCFPPKENVQLMSYKVLRGVLKAVTQ, from the exons ATGGCGGGTCCCGTCAGCTTGAGAGAGCTTTTAATGGGCGCTTCAGCCTGGACAAGCTCTGAGAGTCCCGAGGGGTCCCCTACAGAGGGTGGTGGGAGCGCGGCTGGCGGACCGGAGCCTCCTTGGCGGGAGGATGAGATCTGCGTGGTGGGAATCTTCGGCAAAACGGCTCTGCGCCTGAATTCCGAGAAGTTTTCACTTGTGAACACGGTGTGCGACCGACAGGTCTTTCCCCTCTTTCGCCACCAAGATCCTGGAGATTCGGGGCCTGGAATCAGGACCGAGGCTGGGGCCGTCGGGGAGGCTGGCGGAGCCGGAGACCCTGGGGCTGGGACCGGGACCGGGACCGGGGCCGGGGATCCAGTTCGGGGAGGTGTAACTGCCGCGGAAGGCAACCGAACTGAGCCAGGTTCCCAGGATTACAGCCTTCTGCAAGCCTATTACAACCAAGAAAGCAAAGTTCTGTACCTTCTTCTTACTTCCATCTGTGACAATTCCCAGCTTCTGCGGGCTTGTCGGGCCCTTCAGAGCGGGGAAGCTGGAGGTGGCCTCTCTTTACCTCATGCAGAAGCGCACGAGTTCTGGAAGCATCAAGAGAAGGTGCAGTGCCTCAGTCTCCTTTACCTTTTCTCCGTCTGTCACATACTGCTTCTGGTCCATCCCACTTGTTCCTTTGACATCACTTATGATCGAGTATTCAGagccctggatggactgagacagaAAGTACTGCCCCTTCTCAAAACGGCTATTAAGGATTGTCCAGTTGGTAAAGACTGGAAACTAAACTGCCGACCTTGCCCACCtagactccttttcctttttcaacTCAATGGAGCACTCAAGGTAGAACCCCCTCGGAACCAAGACCCAGCTCATCCAGATAAGCCCAAGAAGCATTCCCCCAAAAGGAGACTGCAGCATGCGCTGGAGGACCAGATCTATAGAATCTTCCGCAAGAGTCGTGTCTTGACTAATCAGAGTATCAACTGTCTCTTTACTGTACCTGCCAATCAAGCTTTTGTGTACATAGTTCCCGGAAGCCAGGAGGAGGATCCAGTAGGCATGTTGCTGGACCAACTTAAGAGTCATTGTACTGTGAAAGACCCTGAATCTTTGTTGGTCCCTGCACCCCTCTCTGGGTCCAGGCGATACCAGGTGATGAGGCAGCACAGCAGACAACAGCTTTCTTTCCACACTGACACCGGCAGTTCTAGTTCTTCGGGGCAGCTAGTGGATTTCACGCTTCGAGAGTTCCTATGGCAGCACGTAGAGCTAGTACTAAGCAAGAAAGGTTTTGATGACAGTGTGGGCAGGAACCCACAGCCTTCCCATTTTGAACTTCCTACTTATCAGAAGTGGATCTCAGCAGCTTCCAAACTGTATGAAGTAGCTATTGATGGGAAAGAGGAGGACCCAGCATCTCCCACTGGGGAGTTAACATCTAAGATTTTAAGCAGTATTAAAGTCTTGGAAGGGTTTTTGGATATTGACACAAAATTCTCAGAGAACCGTTGCCAAAAGGCTTTACCGATGGCCCATAGTGCCTACCAGTCAAATTTGCCTCATAATTACACCATGACTGTCCACAAGAATCAGCTTGCCCAGGCTCTTCGAGTGTACAGCCAACATGCTAGGGGTCCAGCCTTTCACAAATATGCCATGCAGTTACACGAAGACTGCTACAAGTTTTGGAGCAATGGCCATCAGCTCTGTGAGGAGAGGAGTTTAACTGATCAACACTGTGTACATAAATTTCACTCCTTACCTAAATCAG GAGAAAAACCAGAGGCTGATAGAAATCCTCCTGTGCTGTATCACAATAGCCGAGCTCGATCCACTGGCGCCTGTAACTGTGGAAGGAAACAGGCACCCCGAGACGATCCCTTTGATATCAAGGCAGCTAACTATGacttttatcag CTTCTGGAAGAAAAATGTTGTGGAAAATTGGATCACATCAATTTCCCAGTATTTGAACCAAGTACTCCAGATCCTGCTCCTGCCAAAAACGAATCATCTCCTGCTCCCCCAGATGCCGATGCTGATAAACTTAAAGAGAAAGAACCTCAAACCCAAGGAGAGAGCACAAGCCTGAGTTTAGCTTTGAGTTTAGGCCAATCCACCGATAGTTTAGGTACCTATCCAGCTGATCCACAAGCAGGAGGAGATAATCCAGAAGTTCATGGTCAAGGTGAAGTAAAAACTGAGAAGAGACCAAACTTGGTTGATCGGCAGGCATCCACAGTTGAATATCTCCCAGGCATGCTTCATTCAAATTGCCCCAAAGGTCTCCTACCCAAATTCTCCAGCTGGTCTTTGGTTAAACTAGGCCCTGCTAAATCTTACAACTTTCATACTGGTTTGGACCAACAGGGCTTCATTCCAGGAACAAACTATCTTATGCCTTGGGACATTGTCATCAGGACTAGAGCTGAAGATGAAGGAGACTTAGACACGAATTCTTGGCCTGCTCCAAATAAGGCTGTTCCTGGTAAGAGAAGTGCAGTTGTCATGGGCAGAGGAAGACGGCGAGATGACATAGCGCGAGCATTTGTGGGCTTTGAATACGAAGACTCTCGAGGTCGAAGATTTATGTGCTCAGGTCCTGACAAAGTAATGAAAGTGATGGGAAGTGGACCCAAGGAATCAGCTTTAAAAGCCCTGAATAGTGATATGCCCTTGTATATTCTGTCATCCTCTCAGGGTAGAGGGCTAAAACCACATTATGCTCAACTTATGAGGCTTTTTGTTGTGGTTCCTGATGCTCCTTTGCAGATAATCTTAATGCCTCAG GTTCAGCCCGGCCCACCACCATGTCCAGTATTCTACCCAGAAAAGCAAGAAATCACTCTCCCACCTGATGGCCTCTGGGTTTTGAGGTTTCCTTACGCCTACGTGACTGAGAGAGGACCTTGTTTCCCTCCGAAGGAAAACGTGCAATTGATGAGTTACAAGGTGCTCCGTGGGGTTCTTAAAGCAGTAACACAATAA